AATGACCTCATCCTCAAGAACGCAAGATCATTCAAATCTTAACATCAGCTCACGAAGCCAATGTTAATCACTTTGAGCCAGTGGAAAGTAAAGCAATAACCCCAGATGAAACACAGATGGACAGGATGTAGTTCCTGAGATTAAAATTAAGGAAAATAATCTTTATACAATAACACATGAATCAGATCTAGCAGGCAATAAGCACCTCCTTACCTGAACTACCTGCTTTGGAGGCAAACTGATTTAATTATTGGCCCTCCACATCTTCTGACCTGATGGCATGAactaaggccattcggcccttcaagtctactccgccattcaatcatggctgatctatctctcctaactccattctcctgccttctccccataacctctgacacccatactaatcctgTACCACAATGGGTTTCATGGACAAAATGAGTGCCATCATTAAGTGGGCAAACTACTGTACAGGTCAAAATCATGGGTTTGAGACCAAATTATTGGATGGTCAACCTCCAACCATTCATTTTACGATTTTTTAATAAGTTAGCCACAACTGGGTTACTTAATAACTATTTATGTATTAAACCTACCTCTTGGGACTCGGCATAATatgaaaatgcaaaaataaatccACATTGCTAAACCAGCATTAAAAAGGATACACCGTTGGATTGAAATTCTTCAGTATGAAGAATGAAGCAATGATCACTATAACCAGAAATAAGGTGTTGTTGTAAAAGATTGAAAAGGTTGTAGCTTCGTAGTCAGCAACCTCATTCTTCTTCCACAGAATTCTATtgcgagggaggggagagggggtgggagagagagaataaaGTTATTTCCATATGTCTGACTGGAGTGAAATCAACAAAAACATTTGTGCAAATGTTCACATTGAGAGGAAAAACTCCTTTGTATTCAAAAATGGATTTACAAGATACCGAGACAAGCTTAGTGGATAAAAATTGCATGACTTAaaatacctctcatccttctctttGCGAGACATCTTCCTGTTGTCAGCCTCCGAGAGTTTCCGGGTGACTTCCTTGGAAACAGCATCTTCCCTCTTCTGTGCCaccctagacacacacacacatacgttaATATTGCCTAGCACAGCCAGTGTGCAAAAAAAAGCTAGCACTACAGGAATTACTTACTTGTGTTTCAGGACAAACTTCACATTTTTGTACGCAAATGCCACAAGGTAGGTGCTGACAAGGGTCATAACACAGTATAGAACTGCAGATTGGACAAGGTCCATATGCCAGATCCTCCAATAGAGCCCTGAAGGAATAAGTTTGGGAATGATTATTTTCACAATTAAGAATGTACACCAGCAGCAGAGAGttcttcttcttggtttcttggtcctccaaaatattccaagtggaatttaaactggaggtggtggagggaggacttaagccagaaagggaagaaagagctacttaaaatttagttgcatctggttgggtaactatagtagggtggagattattccatgctttaattgtgcgggggcaGAACGAATTGCTgtgcacatctgtctttgtagctgggatcacaaattggattgaatgccctcgtctgctcctaattggtttggggttggtgtaggtcttataatcgatgtcgagctgaccatttaacattttgtaaaaacaggtcaaacggtgagcttcatgtctgtcttggagagggttccaccccagagaattcagaagtttggtgacactcgcttctctctcataggtgttagtaacaaatcgagctgcctgtctttggacacattcgatgaaagaaatgtttttatttgtgtatgggtccaatgctgcaactgcgtaatcCAAATGAGGtttaacgagggtgaagtatagcttctacTTGACAGAAGTTGTACAATTATGAAAGTTGTTCATGATGAAAGAGTGACAAGGCATGAGATTTAGATTTCAATTCTACAGTGGATTTAGTAGAAATTAAAAAAGCAGgaaatttaaataatttgacgCAGTTTATTGTTTATGGAAAAACCTCTAAAAGTGTAAAAATTATCACATTTTCCTGACCTTGGAAGAAATATTCAAAATTAGTTTGCAAATAACACACTAAAACTGGAGAACTTTAGCTTAGTTCTCCAGATgtaacacagcccagtccatcacaggtcctGACCATCCAACCAGAGGGACCTTTACGAAGGTCTGCCCCATAAAGGCAACCAGGAAAGACCCACACCCAtcatggccatgctctcatttcactcttacCCATGGGAACAACGTTTAGGGGTCTGAAAACGAGTACCACCAGGCACAAGAATAGCTTGGGTGGGGGTCGCAGAACGGCGGAAGAAATTGGTACACACCCAAGGCAGAgcagaggaaaggagggggggggggggaagggaaatgaAATGAGGGTAGGGTTGGTGTTGCTTAATATTGGAGATTCCTCCAGTTTGTAGGTACAGCATGGGGATCTAGGTGGAAGAGGATGGGTGAAATAGTGGGAGAaataggtacagcacagaaagggGGGGGTAAAGGAAGGAATAGGGTTATtatccaaaattggagaattcaatgttcacacaagAATAACTCGCTGATGGGGGTCAGGTAACATCCCTGGAGagcttgtgtcggaaggaactgcagatgctgatttagaccaaagataagacacaaaatgccacggtaactcagcaggtcaggcagcatcaggcagaGTGTATGTGgcaaggacgtttccactagtgggagagtctaggactagaggtcacagcctcagaattaaaaggacgttcctataggaaggagaatgaggaggactttctttagacagagggtggtgaatctgtggaattatttgccacagacggctgtggaggccaagtcagtggatattttaagcagagattgatagattcttgattagacaataggtgcaggagtaggcctttcggcccttcgaggcagcaccaccattcaatgtgatcatggctgatcatcctcaatcagtatcccgttcctgccttctccccataatcccttgactccgctatctttaagagccctatctagctctctcatgaaaggaATCTCCAATATTAagcattccagaacaaggggtcacagtttaaggataagggggaaatcttttaggaccgagatgaggaaaacatttttcacacagagagtgctgaatctctggaattctctgccacagaaggtagttgaggccagttcattggctatatttaagagggagttagatgtggcccttgtggctaaaggaatcagggggtatggagaaggcaggtacaggatactgagttggatgatcagccatgatcataatgaatggcggtgcaggctcgaagggccgaatggcctactcatgcacctattttctatgtttctaacaccaaCCCTCCCGTCCTTCACCTGCTTTCACCTCCTTTCAccgcctccatcccccacccccttgGGTGTGTACCCATTTCTTCCACCTTTCagttcgggtgtcagggttatggggagaaggcaggagaatgggatgaggagggagagatgtgtcagccatgattgaatggcggagtggactcgatgggccgattggcctaattctgctcctttcaccgatgaaatctcaggagagaaggaataggtgaggtttgtgacccagacccttcttcagactgaatccatGTCAAGCTGCGCGGCCGCTGTGTCCACGGGCCCGGTGAATCacgagccgccgccgccgccgctgccacgTCGCCTCACACCGCCCGGCGCCCCGGCTACTCACAGATGGGAATGGCCGACACGATGAACGCGTTCCCGTAGAAGAGCGCCGATGACTTGGCCGACACgttcctgctgaagtcctgcAGCAGTAAATCCTCCTCGGA
This sequence is a window from Leucoraja erinacea ecotype New England chromosome 14, Leri_hhj_1, whole genome shotgun sequence. Protein-coding genes within it:
- the ssr3 gene encoding translocon-associated protein subunit gamma; its protein translation is MAPKGSSKQQSEEDLLLQDFSRNVSAKSSALFYGNAFIVSAIPIWLYWRIWHMDLVQSAVLYCVMTLVSTYLVAFAYKNVKFVLKHKVAQKREDAVSKEVTRKLSEADNRKMSRKEKDERILWKKNEVADYEATTFSIFYNNTLFLVIVIIASFFILKNFNPTVNYILSICVSSGVIALLSTGSK